From the genome of Bartonella sp. M0283:
ATATCCTGACAAAGGGAGAAATACGAGAGGCGGTTGACCATGTGCTCGATCTGCTTGACAAGGGAGAACTGCGCGTTGCCGAACGCGAAACCAATGGCAACTGGAAAGTTCATCAATGGTTGAAAAAGGCGGTTCTCCTGTCATTCCGCCTCAATGCTATGGGGCTTATCTCGGGCGGACCTGACCAATCATCATGGTGGGATAAAGTGCCATCGAAATTTGACGGCTGGAATGCCGATAATTTCGAAAAAGCAGGCTTTCGCGCGGTCCCCAACGCCATTGTCCGTCGTTCAGCCTATATTGCCCCGAGCGTTGTTTTGATGCCCTCATTCGTCAATATCGGTGCTTATGTCGGTGAAGGTACAATGGTCGATACATGGGCGACAGTCGGCTCTTGTGCACAAATTGGCAAACATGTCCATTTGTCGGGTGGTGCCGGAATTGGCGGTGTTCTTGAACCTTTACAGGCAGGCCCGACAATTATTGAAGACAATTGCTTTATCGGAGCCCGTTCCGAAGTGGTAGAAGGTTGTATCGTCCGCGAAGGCGCAGTCCTTGGCATGGGCGTTTTCATCGGCAAATCAACCAAGATTGTCGACCGTGCAACCGGTAAAATCACTTATGGCGAAGTACCGCCCTATTCAGTCGTTGTGGCGGGAACTATGCCAGGAAAACCTTTTCCGAATGGCGAAGCCGGTCCCAATCTTTATTGTGCAGTCATTGTCAAACGGGTCGATGAAAAAACCCGCTCGAAAACATCGGTTAATGACTTGTTGCGCGACTAGGCAATCAGGTTGAAAAATCCGGTCTATCAATAAAACCCTGACAAATGGAAACGGAATAAAAATTCCAAGCCGATCTCCGGCCGATCAGTTATTTGATAATCAGATAAACGGATTAGCCGGAGACCTGACGATTCAAGATGATCAAAAATTCTAAAAAAAGAAAGGTGAAGAAGTTTAAGACTTCTTCACCTTATCTTCTCGAATAGAGTGCAGCAGAGTATGCGGGGGTGTAACTCTGCTGCGCCGGGCCAAGGTCGTTCTAAAGACCAAAGCCCAACCGGTTCTCGGCCCATGAAAAGCCGGAAAACGAGTAGCTTCTGAAAATTTAAATCGATTATTAGTCGGCTTATTAATAAGCGTCAACACCCAAAGAGGCTAACAAATACGAATAACTTACAAATTAACAGCTTATGATTGAAGTTTTGAATTTCGATAAAAGAAAAATTGTATTTTTGGAAATATTAAAAAACTTTCTTGTCCTAATTTGGTCAATTCCTGTTCAAATCGAACGCTTTTCACTTCATATCGAATCACTCCTGTTTTCCAACAAAAATCGATTTCGAATTTGTGGTTTTGCTTAGGAACAAGATGGCCCTCTGACATTGAATGGCAAAAGGACTTCGTTCAAGCCGACGTCGATATTTTGCACAAAACCGATATTGTTTTTTCAAACGATTTTTAAAAAACGATAGTGGAGAATCGAATCACTGCAAAATCATTTCCGATTTAAGCAAGTGGCATTGAATCCAGTATGATAGACACCAAGGATTGTCGCTCCACGAACGCCCGACTTTCAGAATAAACATTGCTACGAATGCTATTCATTCATTTTTAAAGCCTGGATAAACGCCTCTTGAGGAATTTCCACCTTACCGAATTGGCGCATGCGCTTCTTGCCTTCTTTTTGTTTTTCAAGAAGTTTGCGTTTACGGCTCACGTCGCCGCCATAACATTTGGCTGTGACGTCTTTACGCAAGGCGCGGATATTTTCACGCGCAATAATCTTGCCGCCGATAGCTGCCTGAATGGGAATCTGGAACATGTGTTGAGGAATAAGTTCCTTCAACTTTTCACACATTGAACGACCGCGTTTTTCGGCTCCGGACCGGTGCACGAGAATCGAAAGTGCGTCAACCGGTTCACCATTGACCAGAATACTCATTTTGACGAGATCACCTTCCCGATAATCGGTTACGTGATAATCGAAAGACGCATAGCCTTTGGAAATCGATTTCAAACGATCATAGAAATCGAAAACAACCTCGTTGAGCGGCAGGTCATAGGTAACCATCGCACGTGTACCGACATAGGAAAGGTCAACCTGAATCCCGCGACGATCCTGACAGAGTTTTAAAATTGCGCCGAGATATTCATCCGGAGACATAATTGTGGCGCGTATCCACGGCTCTTCAATGGAAGCAATTTTAACAACATCAGGCATATCGGCCGGATTATGGAGCTCTTTGACCGACCCGTCGGTCATATTGATGCGATAGACAACAGAAGGAGCCGTGGCAATTAAATTGAGATTAAACTCGCGTTCAAGCCGTTCTTCAATAATTTCAAGGTGCAAAAGCCCTAAAAAACCGCAGCGGAAACCAAAGCCTAGAGCAGCGGAGGTTTCCATTTCATAAGAAAAACTGGCATCATTCAAACGAAGCTTGCCCATTGCCGCACGAAGATCGGCAAAATCATCCGCATCAACCGGAAAGAGCCCGCAGAAAACCACCGGTTGCGCGGGCTTGAACCCTGGCAAAGCATGGTCACAAGGACGATGATCTTCCGTAATTGTATCGCCGACGCGCGTATCGGCCACTTCCTTGATAGAAGCGGTAATGAAGCCCAATTCGCCTGGCCCCAAGTCTTCAATCGTTGCCATTTTGGGAGTGAAAACACCAACCCGCTCGACCGGATATTTTGCGCCGGTGCCCATCATGCGGATTGTTTGGCCTTTTTTCAAAACCCCGTCGATCACGCGCACAAGAACAATCACGCCTAGATAGGCATCATACCAACTATCGACCAGCATTGCTTTGAGCGGCTTGTTAATATCCCCTTCGCGGGGTGCTGGCAATTTGTGGACAATGGCCTCGAGAACCTTGTCGACGCCCATACCGGTTTTTGCCGAAATCTCTATTGCATCGCTCGCATCAATGCCGATCACTTCCTCGATTTGCTCTTTGACACGTTCGGGCTCGGCCGCAGGCAGATCAACCTTGTTAAGAACAACAACGATTTCATGATTATTGTCGATTGCCTGATAAACATTGGCGAGCGTTTGCGCTTCCACGCCTTGCGAAGCGTCGACAACAAGAAGTGACCCTTCACAGGCAGCAAGAGAACGCGAGACCTCATAGGCAAAGTCGACATGCCCCGGTGTGTCGATCAAATTCAAAATATAGGTTTCACCATTTTTTGCCTTATAATGAAGCCGCACTGTTTGCGCTTTGATAGTGATGCCGCGTTCGCGCTCGATATCCATCGAATCAAGCACTTGCTCTTTCATTTCCCGCTGGGCAAGGCCACCCGTCATCTGGATGAGCCGGTCAGCCAAAGTTGATTTTCCGTGGTCAATATGGGCCACGATGGAGAAATTCCGAATATGGTCGCGATCTACTGTCATGAAAAGCGATTTAGCAAGGAACGCAAAGAAACGCAAAGCCGAAATGAATGTTGGGAAGCAAGTTTGCAGAAATCTTCTTCATTCCACAGATAAGCTTATTGATATTGCCCGATTTTTACCTGAAATTCGGACTGTTTTTTTCGTTTTGAGAAAACGTCTTTAAACAACACTTCAAACCGTCAATAGCACGGTTTCAGGTTTTTTATAAAAAGTCATAGCTTTTCAAGCGAGCCGCGTTCATTCCATAGTCCGGATGTGTCTTTAAAAAGGGAATTTTTTCGCGCGCTTTTTATCATTCTTGAGCTATTGCCCGCCTTTTCGGCTTCAATTCGGAAACAAGAATACCAATGATAATGCAAAATGCTCCAAGAATTGCAAGGTGAGGCACGCGTTCGCCGGCAATCCACCCGACGAGACCCGCCCAAACCGGTTCACCGGTATAGATGATTGTTGCACGCGTTGGTGAAACCGAGCGTTGCGCCCAATTCATTGTAAGCTGAATGAGAGCACTCATCGCAGCCAAACCCAATCCTGCCGACACCCACACCCAAGAAAATGCCGGGATAGTTTCGCCATTAACCGGCATTGCCACAAAGGAAAGGAAGCCCGCAACAAAAAGCTGTACAACGGTGACACGTCGGCTATCGACCCGACCGGCAAAAAAGCTGATAAAGACAATTTCCGAGGCAATTGCAAAAGCCGATAAAAGTGTGAGAATTTCGCCCTTTGAAAAATCTATTGCATGAATTCCTTGCCCGGAAACCAGAAGTAAACCGATAAACGCAAAGCTTATTCCAATGAAACTCGTCAAACGCGGTTTTTTACGTAAAATTATCCATTGCAAGAGCGGTACGAGCGGAACATAAACAGCGGTAATAAAGGCCGACTGGCTGCTTGCAATGGTCTTTAATCCGGCAGTTTGCAAACTATACCCCAGAAAAATAGGAATGCCGATAACTACACCGGCGAAAATATCATGCATACTGATATTTTTGAGGCTTCGCCAAAAAATGATGCCGGCAAAAATACCGGCAAGAATGAAGCGGAAACCGACAAAGAATAATGGCCCGCAGGAGCGCATTGCCAAATGGATGATAAGAAAGGTTGCGCCCCATAGAAAAGTTATGCCGATCAGAGCGAGTTCTTGTCTCGACAAGAGATAAAACGCGTTTCCCTTCGCTCCCGCCATTCAGCTTGCCCTGTTCAGGTAATCCGAAAGGCTATGGAGAAAACTTTCAAGTTCCGGTGCTTCAATATCAACGAAAGCCGGAATTTCTTTATCCTCTTTGTGACCAACCAGTATCGTGGTCATGCCAAGTTCTTTGCAGGTTGAAAGATTGGCAAGATTATCTTCAAACATTGCTGTTTTTTCCGGATCGATTGAAAAATGTCCTAAAAATCTGTGATAGGCTTGCCGGTAAGGCTTAGGCAAAAAATCGGTAAATGTGACATCATAAATGCCGTCAAAACATCCGGTTAAGCCACGGTGGGTAAGAACACGTTCCGCGTGAGCACGGTCGCCGTTGGTAAATATGAATTTGCGGCCGGGCAAGCTTTTAATATCTTCGGCAAGCTGCGGATCTTTTTTTAACGGCGAATAGTCGATATTATGAACATCCCTCAAATAGTCTTTTACATCGACAAAATATTCTTCGATCATACCGCGTAGAGCGCCACCATAAGTTTGCCTGAAATATTGGCGAAATTTTTTGACCTCTTCATCATCGTCAAGTTCGAGCTGTTTTTTGACATAGGCACTGATACGTTTGTCGATCTGTGCCCAAAGCCCGCTTTCTCTCGGATAAAGTGTATCATCAAGATCGAATACCCAAACATTCACGGTTGTGAGCTTAGACAAAATTTTTTCGTTTATCATGGCACAATCAACGTACCTGCACCGCGTTCAGTAAAAAGTTCAAGCAAAACCGAATGGGCAGTTTTACCATTCAGAATAACAACGCCTTCAACACCGCGATTGATTGCCTGAATACACGTTTCGACTTTTGGTATCATACCGCCGGATATGGTCCCGTCACGCATAAGCTCTTCACATTGCTTGACTGTCAGTTCCTTGTAAAGTTTTCCGGCTTTATCGAGAACACCGGGCACATCTGTCAAAAACAGCAAGCGCTTGGCTTTAAGGGCACCGGCAATGGCACCGGCAAAAACATCGGCATTAATGTTATAAGTATTGCCATCCCTTCCCGGCGCAACCGGAGCAATGACCGGTATCATTTCGGAACGGGCAAGCAGATCAAGAAGTGTGCGGTCGACTTCAACCGGTTCGCCGACATAGCCCAGGTCGAGAATGCGCTCGATATTGGAATCGGGATCGATAACCGTCTTCCTGGCTTTTTCGGCAAAAACCATATTGCCATCTTTGCCGCAAAGACCGATTGCCCATTCGCCCTCGGCATTGATCATCGCAACAATTTCCTTGTTGATCGAACCGGCCAGAACCATTTCGACAACTTCGACAGTTTTTGAATCTGTTACCCGAAGTCCACCTTCGAACTTCGATTCAATTCCCATTTTAGAAAGAAGTTTTGCAATTTGCGGACCACCGCCATGAACGACAATCGGGTTGATGCCTGATTGTTTGAGAAGCGCAATATCGCGCGCAAAAGCATGTCCGAGTTCAGGATCTCCCATTGCATGGCCACCATATTTTACCACGACGGTCTTATTCTCGTATTTTTGCATATAGGGCAAAGCTGCAGAAAGCAGTGCAGCCTGTCTTTCTGCGATATCGGCAGCGTTGGTTATTGGTTCATCCATTAAAATCGCCCTCCTCGGA
Proteins encoded in this window:
- a CDS encoding DMT family transporter, translating into MAGAKGNAFYLLSRQELALIGITFLWGATFLIIHLAMRSCGPLFFVGFRFILAGIFAGIIFWRSLKNISMHDIFAGVVIGIPIFLGYSLQTAGLKTIASSQSAFITAVYVPLVPLLQWIILRKKPRLTSFIGISFAFIGLLLVSGQGIHAIDFSKGEILTLLSAFAIASEIVFISFFAGRVDSRRVTVVQLFVAGFLSFVAMPVNGETIPAFSWVWVSAGLGLAAMSALIQLTMNWAQRSVSPTRATIIYTGEPVWAGLVGWIAGERVPHLAILGAFCIIIGILVSELKPKRRAIAQE
- the dapD gene encoding 2,3,4,5-tetrahydropyridine-2,6-dicarboxylate N-succinyltransferase, which produces MTNLSQLESIIEKAFDEREKVNILTKGEIREAVDHVLDLLDKGELRVAERETNGNWKVHQWLKKAVLLSFRLNAMGLISGGPDQSSWWDKVPSKFDGWNADNFEKAGFRAVPNAIVRRSAYIAPSVVLMPSFVNIGAYVGEGTMVDTWATVGSCAQIGKHVHLSGGAGIGGVLEPLQAGPTIIEDNCFIGARSEVVEGCIVREGAVLGMGVFIGKSTKIVDRATGKITYGEVPPYSVVVAGTMPGKPFPNGEAGPNLYCAVIVKRVDEKTRSKTSVNDLLRD
- the lepA gene encoding translation elongation factor 4, producing the protein MTVDRDHIRNFSIVAHIDHGKSTLADRLIQMTGGLAQREMKEQVLDSMDIERERGITIKAQTVRLHYKAKNGETYILNLIDTPGHVDFAYEVSRSLAACEGSLLVVDASQGVEAQTLANVYQAIDNNHEIVVVLNKVDLPAAEPERVKEQIEEVIGIDASDAIEISAKTGMGVDKVLEAIVHKLPAPREGDINKPLKAMLVDSWYDAYLGVIVLVRVIDGVLKKGQTIRMMGTGAKYPVERVGVFTPKMATIEDLGPGELGFITASIKEVADTRVGDTITEDHRPCDHALPGFKPAQPVVFCGLFPVDADDFADLRAAMGKLRLNDASFSYEMETSAALGFGFRCGFLGLLHLEIIEERLEREFNLNLIATAPSVVYRINMTDGSVKELHNPADMPDVVKIASIEEPWIRATIMSPDEYLGAILKLCQDRRGIQVDLSYVGTRAMVTYDLPLNEVVFDFYDRLKSISKGYASFDYHVTDYREGDLVKMSILVNGEPVDALSILVHRSGAEKRGRSMCEKLKELIPQHMFQIPIQAAIGGKIIARENIRALRKDVTAKCYGGDVSRKRKLLEKQKEGKKRMRQFGKVEIPQEAFIQALKMNE
- a CDS encoding pyrimidine 5'-nucleotidase; protein product: MSKLTTVNVWVFDLDDTLYPRESGLWAQIDKRISAYVKKQLELDDDEEVKKFRQYFRQTYGGALRGMIEEYFVDVKDYLRDVHNIDYSPLKKDPQLAEDIKSLPGRKFIFTNGDRAHAERVLTHRGLTGCFDGIYDVTFTDFLPKPYRQAYHRFLGHFSIDPEKTAMFEDNLANLSTCKELGMTTILVGHKEDKEIPAFVDIEAPELESFLHSLSDYLNRAS
- the argB gene encoding acetylglutamate kinase, with the translated sequence MDEPITNAADIAERQAALLSAALPYMQKYENKTVVVKYGGHAMGDPELGHAFARDIALLKQSGINPIVVHGGGPQIAKLLSKMGIESKFEGGLRVTDSKTVEVVEMVLAGSINKEIVAMINAEGEWAIGLCGKDGNMVFAEKARKTVIDPDSNIERILDLGYVGEPVEVDRTLLDLLARSEMIPVIAPVAPGRDGNTYNINADVFAGAIAGALKAKRLLFLTDVPGVLDKAGKLYKELTVKQCEELMRDGTISGGMIPKVETCIQAINRGVEGVVILNGKTAHSVLLELFTERGAGTLIVP